In the genome of Rhizobium rosettiformans, one region contains:
- a CDS encoding Spy/CpxP family protein refolding chaperone yields MTSLVKTILAATLLLSTPALAEEAHHKPSGTTESLTGDMAPQAGASATMPDSGASEMMGGDMMKMMEQMMGAHARMMRGMTGAGGMEMDASGPMRQMMSPEHVEGRIAFLRTELKVTDAQQSLWEVVAEVLRANSIASKDMMPAMMQPGASSKPLLQTLAELERMLSARLDGLRRLNTALEPFYESLDETQKKTADQLLMRMGMM; encoded by the coding sequence ATGACCAGTCTCGTGAAGACCATTCTTGCAGCGACACTGCTGCTTTCCACGCCCGCTCTAGCGGAGGAAGCCCACCATAAGCCTTCCGGAACCACGGAATCTCTCACAGGCGACATGGCTCCGCAGGCGGGTGCATCGGCCACCATGCCCGACAGTGGCGCCTCGGAGATGATGGGCGGCGACATGATGAAGATGATGGAGCAGATGATGGGCGCTCATGCCCGGATGATGCGCGGGATGACGGGGGCAGGCGGCATGGAGATGGACGCAAGCGGTCCCATGCGGCAGATGATGTCGCCCGAACATGTGGAAGGGAGGATCGCCTTCCTGCGGACCGAGCTAAAGGTCACCGACGCGCAGCAATCGCTCTGGGAGGTTGTCGCCGAGGTCCTGCGTGCGAATTCCATCGCGTCCAAGGACATGATGCCCGCGATGATGCAGCCAGGAGCTTCCTCGAAACCGCTGCTGCAGACGCTTGCCGAACTGGAGCGCATGCTGTCGGCCCGCCTTGACGGTTTGCGCCGCCTGAACACGGCGCTCGAGCCCTTCTATGAGTCGCTGGATGAGACCCAGAAGAAGACGGCCGACCAACTGTTGATGCGGATGGGTATGATGTGA
- a CDS encoding cytochrome D1 domain-containing protein, protein MSKKPAAGQTLMLGVATAMAMSFASPARAEPVASGFVYTADEYGNTISRIEVGTGKVEILPVRITPHNVQFVPGKNLLLAVGLPVSDGGESSNGNDAAHGDNDGGHGGGGHGAATAGELVVLDTTNITSGPKASIVVGGHPAHVIADAEGGLAYVTNSEDDTVSVIDLEQGRTVAAVATGDYPHGLRMSPDGKSIYVANVEDGTVSVIDTASHSETTRIKVGVAPVQVGFTPDGSRVYVSLRDENKVAIIDTATRQVAARIDVGRSPIQVHATPDGRFVYVANQGTEEEPDDTVSVIDVAGGNVVKTIQTGAGAHGVTVSDDGAFVFVTNIVEGTVSEISVESQSVVRTHRVGKGPNGITYQAR, encoded by the coding sequence GTGTCCAAGAAACCGGCAGCAGGCCAGACTTTGATGCTTGGCGTTGCGACGGCTATGGCGATGTCATTTGCGTCGCCAGCGAGGGCGGAGCCTGTGGCCTCCGGCTTCGTCTACACGGCAGACGAATATGGAAACACCATTAGCCGGATCGAAGTGGGAACGGGGAAGGTGGAAATCCTTCCAGTCAGGATCACGCCCCACAATGTCCAGTTCGTACCCGGCAAGAATCTATTGCTCGCGGTTGGGCTGCCCGTGTCCGACGGAGGGGAAAGCTCCAACGGAAATGACGCCGCCCACGGCGATAACGATGGCGGACACGGTGGCGGAGGTCACGGCGCTGCGACCGCGGGCGAACTGGTCGTCCTCGACACGACAAACATCACGTCTGGGCCGAAGGCCTCGATCGTCGTCGGCGGCCATCCCGCACATGTGATTGCCGATGCGGAAGGCGGCCTTGCCTATGTGACCAATTCCGAGGACGACACGGTGTCGGTCATCGATCTCGAACAGGGCAGGACCGTAGCCGCTGTAGCGACTGGCGACTACCCGCATGGCCTGCGGATGAGCCCGGATGGCAAGTCCATCTATGTCGCTAACGTCGAAGACGGCACCGTGTCGGTCATCGACACAGCCTCTCACTCCGAAACCACCCGCATCAAAGTCGGCGTCGCACCGGTCCAGGTTGGCTTCACGCCCGACGGGAGTCGCGTCTACGTTTCCTTGCGCGACGAGAACAAGGTGGCAATAATCGACACCGCCACGCGACAGGTGGCCGCGCGCATCGATGTCGGCCGCTCTCCCATCCAGGTGCACGCGACTCCGGACGGTCGCTTCGTCTATGTTGCCAACCAGGGTACTGAAGAAGAGCCAGATGACACCGTTTCGGTCATCGACGTCGCAGGTGGAAACGTCGTCAAGACGATCCAGACGGGCGCCGGGGCTCACGGCGTTACCGTCAGCGACGACGGTGCATTCGTCTTTGTCACCAACATCGTCGAAGGCACCGTTTCGGAGATTTCGGTCGAAAGCCAGTCCGTCGTTCGCACCCACCGGGTGGGCAAGGGCCCCAACGGAATCACCTATCAGGCGCGTTGA
- a CDS encoding IS3 family transposase (programmed frameshift), with protein sequence MQRRKFSREYKLEAVRLVRERGVGVAQASRDLDVHENVLRKWVREYGSDPAQAFPGQGQMKPEQLEIERLRKEVAKLKAERDNLKKGRRLLCEGRDMKFAFIAKHRSIWPVAWLCEALGVSRSGFHAWLNRSPSQHARYDEALLDKIKDSFKDSDRTYGARRVWHDLLAEGLSCGLHRVERLMRENALRARPRRRGLPKDDGERPVIMPNVLDRQFAAARPNQKWVADFTYLWTAEGWLYVAVVIDLFSRRVVGWSMSTNMTAQLVTDALIMAIWRRGKPDALLHHSDQGSQYTSEQFQRLMADHGITCSMSRSGNVWDNAAMESFFSSLKTERTARKVYRTRDDAKADVFDYIERFYNPKRRHSTLGYLSPMEFENKVGLA encoded by the exons ATGCAACGAAGGAAGTTCAGCCGCGAGTACAAGCTTGAGGCGGTGAGATTGGTTCGAGAGCGTGGGGTCGGCGTTGCGCAGGCATCCCGCGATCTGGATGTTCATGAGAATGTCCTGCGCAAGTGGGTCAGGGAATATGGTTCGGACCCAGCACAGGCGTTTCCTGGTCAGGGACAGATGAAGCCTGAGCAGCTTGAGATCGAGAGGCTTCGGAAAGAAGTGGCCAAGCTGAAGGCGGAGCGTGACA ATCTTAAAAAAGGCCGCCGCCTACTTTGCGAAGGACGTGATATGAAGTTCGCGTTCATTGCAAAGCACCGTTCGATCTGGCCGGTGGCATGGCTCTGCGAAGCGCTGGGTGTATCGCGTTCCGGCTTTCATGCCTGGTTAAACCGGTCTCCGAGCCAGCATGCCCGGTATGACGAGGCTCTGCTCGACAAGATCAAGGACAGCTTCAAGGATAGCGACCGCACCTATGGCGCGCGGCGTGTCTGGCACGACCTCCTCGCCGAAGGCCTCTCCTGTGGCCTGCATCGCGTCGAGCGTCTCATGCGGGAAAATGCATTGAGAGCAAGGCCGAGACGGCGTGGCTTGCCGAAAGACGACGGTGAGCGCCCTGTCATCATGCCGAATGTGCTAGACCGACAGTTCGCGGCAGCAAGACCGAACCAGAAGTGGGTGGCCGATTTTACCTATCTATGGACGGCTGAGGGCTGGCTCTATGTGGCCGTCGTCATCGACCTGTTCTCGCGACGTGTTGTTGGCTGGTCGATGAGCACCAATATGACAGCCCAGCTCGTTACAGATGCGTTGATCATGGCCATCTGGCGCAGAGGCAAGCCAGATGCGCTCCTCCACCATTCGGACCAGGGTAGCCAATACACAAGCGAGCAGTTCCAGCGTCTCATGGCCGACCACGGCATCACATGCTCGATGAGCCGATCCGGCAATGTCTGGGACAATGCCGCGATGGAAAGCTTCTTCTCATCACTCAAAACGGAAAGGACAGCTCGCAAGGTCTACAGGACCAGGGACGATGCAAAGGCGGACGTGTTCGATTACATCGAGCGCTTCTACAATCCAAAGCGTCGCCATTCGACACTGGGCTACCTCAGCCCTATGGAATTTGAAAACAAAGTGGGATTAGCCTAA
- a CDS encoding cytochrome b gives MADKSRLRWPFAIRLLHWLSVGTFAIQIALSFGPMKGSGMASMLWLPSHISTGVLIFLLTVFRLVLRVCTRAPGRSPSLPARAAAALVQWCLYAFVLAVVITGWLAYRPMPLMSPARLFGSLPIPKAPSVAGLNARDFIALHSTLFWVLAALVAVHVLVAAMHAVLFRDGVMSGMLFRRSREAKAEDSGLAG, from the coding sequence GTGGCAGATAAATCTCGATTGCGGTGGCCTTTCGCGATCCGGCTGTTGCACTGGTTGAGCGTGGGGACGTTCGCAATACAGATCGCGCTGTCTTTTGGCCCGATGAAGGGCTCTGGGATGGCATCAATGCTGTGGCTTCCCTCGCACATCTCTACAGGCGTCCTGATTTTTCTTCTCACCGTGTTCCGCCTTGTTCTTCGGGTCTGTACACGTGCACCTGGCCGAAGCCCTTCATTGCCCGCACGAGCTGCCGCGGCTCTTGTGCAGTGGTGCTTATATGCATTTGTTCTTGCTGTTGTGATAACCGGCTGGCTCGCCTATCGCCCGATGCCGTTGATGTCGCCGGCACGCCTGTTCGGGAGCTTGCCGATTCCCAAAGCGCCCTCCGTTGCGGGCCTGAACGCCCGAGACTTCATCGCCCTCCATAGCACGCTGTTCTGGGTGCTTGCCGCGCTGGTCGCCGTGCACGTGTTGGTCGCCGCAATGCATGCGGTTTTGTTTCGCGACGGGGTGATGAGCGGGATGCTGTTCAGACGTTCGCGCGAAGCCAAGGCTGAGGACAGTGGACTTGCCGGTTAG